A single region of the Pectinophora gossypiella chromosome 2, ilPecGoss1.1, whole genome shotgun sequence genome encodes:
- the LOC126377810 gene encoding protein mono-ADP-ribosyltransferase PARP16 produces MDGEPEVLSDTATNCNLTTSDTLSDSNQAKLDSLEKKAVHLRLVLEKDFKAADIKWSLFVAAAFSFRYESCLRPFPPSFMKSGIKDMDELLSVITDVPALDLVLQQLDNLDNLANISDVLDLLFYVLVRLKEPALKTVPHEAHERILSCARSAQPAPRPQYIFQVVSSLKSNAEAKWKEMSKNHHVFYAFHGNRLENFYTILNFGLQQHLNKNTMLGNGVYLSSELSVSLPYSHGGFGWGASVIGGHLSCVAMCEVVDAPDGINYQRPVTNEVGDGGDEKSKLFLEQAGEGNNNNTTMAHYLVTNCDLVRVRYLLVYAKQPASMRFPTPSVSRSAGGLRQWLSRHKLFSILLGYGLMLATIGFANNQPIHYYYKILLKKLDIAYSASKM; encoded by the exons ATGGACGGTGAGCCTGAAGTGTTGTCTGATACAGCAACCAACTGCAACCTGACGACTTCCGATACACTGTCAGATAGCAACCAAGCCAAACTTGACTCATTGGAGAAGAAAGCGGTCCATTTAAG ATTAGTTCTGGAAAAAGATTTTAAAGCGGCTGATATAAAATGGAGCCTTTTTGTAGCAGCGGCATTCAGTTTCCGTTACGAGAGTTGCTTGAGACCATTCCCTCCAAGCTTCATGAAAAGTGGCATCAAGGATATGGATGAATTA CTCAGTGTGATAACGGATGTGCCGGCTTTGGACCTTGTATTACAACAACTGGACAATCTGGACAACTTGGCGAACATCAGCGATGTGCTTGACTTGCTGTTTTATGTGCTTGTGAGGTTAAAAGAGCCTGCTCTGAAAACAGTGCCACATGAAGCG CATGAAAGAATTTTGTCGTGTGCACGGTCCGCGCAGCCGGCACCTAGACCTCAATATATTTTCCAAGTAGTCAGTTCGTTGAAATCCAACGCTGAGGCAAAATGGaaagaaatgtcaaaaaatcatcATGTGTTCTACGCTTTCCATGGAAACCGTTTAGAAAACTTTTACACAATTCTTAATTTTGGATTGCAACAACATTTGAACAAG AATACGATGCTTGGTAACGGGGTATACCTGTCATCGGAGCTGAGTGTGAGCCTTCCATATAGCCACGGCGGGTTCGGCTGGGGAGCGAGCGTGATCGGCGGCCACCTGTCCTGCGTAGCCATGTGCGAGGTGGTGGACGCAccagatggcatcaactaccaACGACCTGTCACTAATGAAG TGGGGGACGGGGGCGATGAGAAGAGTAAGCTCTTTTTGGAACAAGCTGGtgaaggtaataataataatacgacaATGGCGCATTACCTGGTGACCAATTGTGATTTGGTGCGGGTGCGATACCTGTTGGTGTACGCCAAGCAGCCTGCGTCCATGAGATTCCCCACTCCGAGCGTCAGCAGAAGTG CCGGCGGTCTTCGACAGTGGCTCTCCAGGCACAAATTATTCTCCATCCTACTCGGCTACGGGCTGATGTTGGCTACCATTGGTTTCGCAAACAACCAACCCATCCACTACTACTATAAGATTCTACTGAAAAAGCTCGACATCGCGTACAGCGCCTCAAAAATGTGA